The following are encoded in a window of Mycoplasma anserisalpingitidis genomic DNA:
- a CDS encoding MSC_0620 family F1-like ATPase-associated subunit — protein sequence MKNRLSWLLLTISTSALPLITLSATSENNSSNNGGTVSPDFDKFKDITKKRINDFLNSVIDKKIEEYKVRSRNLLSEIDNNGENFAQKIIESLYMQYLSNFLSKNKDDILSNYLSKGIVIVYPRIISENKVLSEANIDFNGESYPEVKIADSNEFNYEYLIDDPEINREISIRNIVNSNKLEDINSKNDKYFSELEADFDRYFANKEDFPKLDLQSVIDKDGTVSIDKNPETNILELTVPKNYQDWDDYIIRKIKPRFTAYDLRKNKEIEKEDISDEEQPEEEPILPVIPDIVPPSVTDVETNVDPYDAKIGQENVGRFNPYVNYEYYDSINLTDSATKFSENVDDLNKFFYFNNPINTRYEYKVIKLKNVNERLYADVRIKDLVNNKEIIYENSEVKKELTKKKTILEQIKIDTVNEIYLKFYESLGLNKKIDLKKLGNTKILSNTVFNMIFESIRIYSDTKFTKEVNSIISDYLIKYKDLSSDALYEKFGKDKNSDFRHDIKYLLLSSHFNSYINKINFWNYLSRAYQELFNEYVSFINTNKEVILHNIDLIIIKNDKNNSQKTLDKEKIEKVIRALNKDINYLFGVINISNPAEIIDEYEEYLSQVKRVQNQFRNLATVTSITKKLTTEDLSTSENILERFTEAFRNLDINPVKQPKSDLILIRVLGYVILGVGVLLTTITSALQIFKNRTNKKSSSKIKASLMLSWLVSALMIVTSIILILIGNGGL from the coding sequence AAAGAGAATTAATGATTTTCTTAATTCAGTAATTGATAAAAAAATTGAGGAATACAAAGTTAGATCTCGTAATTTATTATCAGAAATAGACAATAATGGAGAAAACTTTGCTCAAAAAATCATCGAGAGTTTATATATGCAATACTTAAGTAATTTCTTAAGCAAAAATAAAGATGATATTTTGAGTAATTATCTTTCTAAAGGTATTGTTATTGTTTATCCTAGAATTATTTCTGAAAATAAAGTCCTTAGTGAAGCAAATATTGACTTTAATGGTGAATCATACCCTGAGGTTAAAATTGCTGATAGTAATGAATTTAATTATGAATATTTAATTGATGATCCAGAAATAAATAGAGAAATTAGTATAAGAAATATTGTTAACTCTAATAAACTTGAAGATATTAATAGTAAAAACGATAAATATTTTAGCGAACTTGAAGCTGACTTTGATAGATATTTTGCTAATAAAGAAGATTTTCCTAAGCTAGATCTTCAAAGTGTTATTGATAAAGATGGAACAGTAAGTATAGATAAAAACCCCGAAACAAATATTTTGGAATTAACTGTACCTAAAAATTACCAAGATTGAGATGACTATATTATTAGAAAAATAAAACCTAGATTTACTGCATATGACTTAAGGAAAAATAAAGAAATTGAAAAAGAAGACATTAGTGATGAAGAACAACCAGAAGAAGAACCTATTTTACCAGTTATTCCTGATATTGTTCCACCTAGTGTAACTGATGTTGAAACTAATGTTGATCCTTATGATGCTAAAATTGGTCAAGAAAATGTTGGTAGATTCAACCCTTATGTAAATTATGAATATTATGACTCGATTAATTTAACTGATTCAGCAACTAAATTTTCAGAAAACGTTGATGATTTAAATAAGTTCTTTTACTTTAATAACCCAATTAATACTAGATATGAATATAAAGTTATTAAACTAAAAAATGTTAATGAAAGACTTTATGCTGATGTTAGAATTAAAGATTTAGTAAATAACAAAGAAATAATTTACGAAAATTCTGAAGTAAAAAAAGAACTAACTAAGAAAAAAACTATTTTGGAACAAATAAAAATTGATACAGTTAATGAAATTTATCTAAAATTTTACGAAAGTCTTGGTTTAAATAAAAAGATAGATCTTAAAAAATTAGGTAACACAAAAATTTTATCTAACACAGTATTTAATATGATTTTTGAATCAATTAGAATTTATAGTGACACTAAATTTACTAAAGAAGTTAATTCTATTATTAGTGATTATTTAATTAAATATAAAGATTTAAGTTCGGATGCGCTTTATGAAAAATTTGGTAAAGATAAAAATAGTGATTTCAGACACGATATTAAATATTTATTACTCAGTTCACATTTTAACTCTTACATCAATAAAATAAATTTCTGAAATTATCTCTCAAGAGCATATCAAGAATTATTCAATGAATATGTGTCATTTATAAATACTAACAAAGAAGTTATTCTTCATAATATTGACTTAATTATCATTAAAAATGATAAGAATAATTCACAAAAAACTTTAGATAAAGAAAAAATAGAAAAAGTTATTCGTGCCTTAAATAAAGATATTAACTATCTTTTTGGAGTTATTAATATTTCTAATCCAGCAGAAATTATCGATGAATATGAAGAATATCTTTCACAAGTCAAAAGAGTTCAAAATCAATTCAGAAATCTTGCCACAGTAACTTCTATAACTAAAAAATTAACAACAGAAGATTTAAGTACAAGTGAAAATATACTTGAAAGATTTACTGAAGCATTCAGAAATTTAGATATTAATCCTGTAAAGCAACCTAAATCTGACTTAATTTTAATCAGAGTTTTAGGTTATGTAATTCTTGGAGTTGGAGTTTTACTTACAACAATTACTTCAGCACTTCAAATATTTAAAAATAGAACAAACAAAAAATCAAGTTCAAAGATTAAAGCTAGTTTAATGCTATCTTGACTAGTTAGCGCGCTAATGATAGTAACATCAATCATATTGATTTTAATAGGAAATGGAGGATTATAA